One window of Verrucomicrobiia bacterium genomic DNA carries:
- a CDS encoding right-handed parallel beta-helix repeat-containing protein, whose amino-acid sequence MHPAFPLHALAALALLLSSSSSFAGTNAFWLQPGRTPGGSGSQSDPWIVSQPEDFDARLRAIPTNSVITLLPGVFETYGSGAPGQPGFFVKNGWTVQGAGIHRTTVRLVGCILDQHPGSGVGRVFFSGWGPGVERVVLRDLTVDCNERGVRARMKADDLTLSAVFLMGREHRVERIKAINALGRRTLPGGNPECFVIALSPRDDSTDATGYFVEDCEVSSFAGGSVTAIALLGTGGRNGATGALRRNRVVLGGTGGEFGFSAYGAGGFVIEHNVTRQAARAFNWDTAAPGRDLTIRNNQFLQCTGWALTLGGGGDSIVEDNVIELAGPNALGVQISARNEIFPGAGAWIIRNNTFRARSGTPMVVRFFRGVPVPGCQFVGNRIDPRLRHDPSAAKFDTWRANVDLRNRPVQAPR is encoded by the coding sequence ATGCACCCCGCCTTCCCTCTCCACGCCCTGGCCGCCCTGGCCCTCCTCCTCTCCTCCAGCAGCTCCTTCGCAGGCACCAATGCCTTCTGGCTTCAGCCCGGACGCACACCCGGCGGTTCCGGTTCCCAATCCGACCCGTGGATCGTCTCCCAGCCCGAAGATTTCGACGCCCGGCTCCGTGCCATCCCCACCAACTCCGTCATCACCCTCCTCCCCGGTGTCTTCGAAACCTACGGATCCGGCGCCCCCGGCCAGCCCGGCTTCTTCGTGAAGAATGGTTGGACCGTCCAGGGCGCCGGCATCCATCGCACCACCGTCCGCCTCGTCGGTTGCATCCTGGACCAGCACCCGGGATCCGGCGTGGGCCGGGTCTTCTTCTCCGGTTGGGGACCCGGCGTTGAACGCGTCGTGCTCCGCGATCTTACCGTGGACTGCAATGAACGGGGCGTCCGCGCCCGCATGAAGGCCGATGACCTCACCCTGTCCGCCGTCTTCCTCATGGGCCGCGAACACCGGGTCGAACGGATCAAGGCCATCAACGCCCTCGGCCGACGCACCCTGCCCGGCGGCAATCCCGAATGCTTCGTCATCGCGCTGAGCCCGCGGGACGACTCCACCGACGCCACCGGCTACTTCGTCGAGGACTGCGAAGTATCCTCCTTCGCCGGCGGAAGCGTCACCGCCATCGCCCTCCTCGGGACCGGCGGCCGCAACGGCGCCACGGGCGCCTTGCGTCGCAATCGGGTTGTCCTCGGCGGCACCGGCGGGGAATTCGGCTTCAGCGCCTACGGGGCCGGCGGGTTCGTCATCGAGCACAATGTCACCCGTCAAGCGGCCCGCGCCTTCAACTGGGACACCGCAGCCCCCGGACGGGACCTGACCATCCGCAACAATCAGTTCCTGCAATGCACCGGCTGGGCCCTGACCCTCGGGGGCGGCGGAGATTCGATCGTCGAGGACAATGTGATCGAACTCGCCGGCCCCAACGCCCTCGGCGTCCAGATCAGCGCCCGCAACGAGATCTTCCCCGGGGCCGGCGCCTGGATCATCCGCAACAACACCTTCCGCGCCCGGTCCGGCACTCCCATGGTCGTCCGCTTCTTCCGCGGCGTCCCGGTGCCGGGCTGTCAGTTTGTCGGCAACCGGATCGATCCCCGCCTCCGCCACGACCCCAGCGCCGCAAAATTCGACACCTGGCGGGCCAACGTCGATCTCCGCAATCGACCGGTCCAAGCCCCCCGATAA
- a CDS encoding class I SAM-dependent methyltransferase — protein MTNQRIGSRGEFEGFFEAFFGEAGVGAESRGYFRQSSDRLWDTATAFGLWEARYGSVLEIGPGFAYLPFLWKRVLSDEVAILDGESEELIAFGETYRRYGIEPVYADLFRLFGERDPGKNRLPFETGRFEAVICWETMEHFNFNPIPFLKELRRVTRPGGQVLLTVPNQAKLDMRLALLRGRSVRTPVGDYVLQMDDANRMKYAPHWREYTLTEFRELIEGVGFRIGMARHLQTYMNREGMGLGRRIKRGVGNVLTRLVPSLGALCVVRATVEP, from the coding sequence GTGACGAACCAGCGCATCGGCAGTCGTGGGGAGTTTGAGGGTTTCTTCGAGGCATTCTTCGGGGAGGCCGGGGTGGGGGCGGAATCACGCGGGTATTTCCGGCAGTCGTCGGACCGGCTGTGGGACACGGCGACGGCGTTTGGATTGTGGGAGGCCCGATACGGGAGCGTGCTGGAGATCGGGCCGGGGTTTGCGTACCTGCCATTTCTTTGGAAGCGGGTGCTGTCGGATGAGGTGGCGATCCTGGACGGGGAGAGCGAGGAATTGATCGCCTTCGGGGAGACCTACCGGCGGTACGGGATCGAGCCGGTGTATGCGGACCTGTTCCGGCTGTTCGGGGAACGGGACCCGGGGAAGAACCGGCTGCCGTTCGAGACGGGTCGGTTCGAGGCGGTGATCTGCTGGGAGACGATGGAGCACTTCAATTTCAACCCGATTCCCTTTTTGAAGGAGTTGAGGCGGGTGACGCGACCGGGGGGGCAGGTGCTGTTGACGGTGCCGAACCAGGCGAAGCTGGACATGCGGTTGGCGCTGCTGCGGGGTCGGAGTGTTCGGACGCCGGTGGGGGATTACGTGCTGCAGATGGACGACGCGAACCGGATGAAGTACGCGCCGCACTGGCGGGAGTACACGCTGACGGAGTTTCGTGAGTTGATCGAAGGGGTGGGATTCCGGATCGGGATGGCGCGTCACCTGCAGACGTACATGAACCGCGAAGGGATGGGATTGGGGCGCCGGATCAAGCGGGGCGTTGGGAACGTGCTGACGCGCCTGGTGCCGTCGCTGGGCGCGTTGTGTGTGGTACGGGCAACGGTGGAACCCTGA
- a CDS encoding immunoglobulin domain-containing protein gives MSTSKHSHSVPAWEPSLGVASTNLQGVARALMGAVVVGAVVWLAAAAQGQSVVNGGFEADTFNVAPGYASDNAPITGWTAAGADGVGLNPAGGESPFANNGAIPEGSQVAFIWPFGYSLATTVGGLTSGERYRVQLRANVSEVEGFSATAVLRAAIDGTDAIAVNVYPVGGTAPYATLAFEFTAGAASQTLELFNDAPDEGTLLIDDVRVVASSGRWSIEPWTNDDDSGVNAQYVYTHAYNFGSAAGTSINGVAFTGVAGGNPAVSGRFSSTYLGSVFNNDGNNVTGGSRTLANDFVYGGTVPAGEFQSVRLEGLTPGVEYVFAVYTVGWEAPSPSIRWLTGSIDGTEALTFNQDQFGNDNGMVISHRYTADASGVATLRFAPVNPANVSMHFYGFSNREAVSRNVAPSITLEPSSQIVSQGLPVTFRVAAAGFPAPTYQWQFQGADLSGETAATLEIPAAGSANVGDYRVIVRNTLGSVTSQTARLTVGLAMENPSFEADAFPYWPGYSGDNPGGAGTDPGFNGPITGWIQDNEAGTGINPIANGASPFANSGTIPHGERVAFLQADSTLSQTVSGLTVGADYYVHYLENARAGGTPALELLRDGEVAVPVHTIPPGEYRSVYTEVFQAIATSATLTFVKSNPLGGDTTALLDNVAVVPVPAGTAPFLTREPRAVLANPGETVTFSAQALGSLPLGYLWRKGGEAVAGATGTTLTLSDVGAADEGLYSLVVSNTAGVVTTEAVRLTVGLPGIYGTGVGEDGGLLEGGVEDPHYRLVSSADEGAPGPEAWVLNDGWPIQAGVWMLNGPSSKWIGPQADQSVGNAEGEYVYETRFHLTGVDVTRVRLMGGWATDNTGLDILVNGQSTGITASGFGSLTPFEIASGLVEGENVLQFRMSNLPVTPNPTGLRVDLMAVVHPQDTAPTLQIVRDAGGLTLSWSPASAGQTLQSAPAITGPWTDVAGATSPYSTTATDGERYYRVAQ, from the coding sequence ATGAGCACCTCCAAGCATTCGCATTCGGTCCCGGCGTGGGAACCGTCCCTTGGCGTCGCATCGACAAACCTCCAGGGCGTGGCACGGGCGCTCATGGGGGCGGTTGTCGTGGGGGCGGTGGTATGGCTGGCGGCAGCGGCCCAGGGGCAGAGCGTGGTGAACGGCGGCTTCGAGGCCGACACGTTCAACGTCGCGCCCGGGTACGCGAGTGACAACGCGCCGATCACCGGATGGACTGCCGCGGGGGCGGACGGGGTGGGGTTGAATCCGGCGGGCGGGGAGAGCCCGTTCGCCAACAACGGCGCGATTCCGGAGGGCAGCCAGGTGGCGTTCATCTGGCCGTTCGGTTACTCGCTCGCCACGACGGTCGGTGGACTGACTTCGGGAGAGCGGTACCGGGTCCAGCTCAGGGCCAATGTCAGCGAGGTGGAGGGCTTTTCCGCGACGGCGGTATTGCGCGCCGCCATCGACGGAACGGACGCAATCGCGGTCAACGTGTATCCGGTGGGCGGAACGGCACCCTACGCGACGCTGGCCTTCGAGTTCACTGCGGGCGCGGCGTCGCAGACGCTGGAACTATTCAACGATGCGCCCGACGAAGGCACCCTGCTGATCGACGATGTCCGGGTCGTGGCATCCTCGGGTCGGTGGAGCATCGAGCCGTGGACGAACGACGATGATTCGGGGGTGAACGCGCAGTACGTGTACACGCACGCCTACAATTTCGGCAGCGCGGCCGGCACCAGCATCAACGGGGTGGCGTTCACCGGGGTGGCGGGTGGCAACCCGGCGGTGTCGGGGCGGTTCAGTTCCACTTACCTGGGAAGTGTCTTCAACAACGACGGCAACAACGTCACGGGCGGGAGCAGGACCCTGGCGAACGACTTTGTCTATGGCGGGACCGTCCCGGCGGGCGAGTTCCAGAGCGTGCGACTCGAGGGTCTGACGCCCGGGGTCGAGTATGTGTTTGCGGTGTACACCGTGGGGTGGGAGGCCCCCTCGCCGTCGATTCGCTGGCTGACCGGGAGCATCGATGGCACGGAGGCCCTGACGTTCAACCAGGACCAGTTCGGCAACGACAACGGCATGGTCATCTCGCACCGGTACACGGCCGATGCGTCGGGCGTGGCCACGCTGCGCTTCGCGCCGGTGAACCCGGCCAACGTCAGCATGCACTTCTACGGGTTCAGCAATCGCGAGGCCGTAAGCCGGAACGTGGCGCCCTCGATCACCCTGGAGCCCTCCAGCCAGATCGTCTCGCAGGGACTTCCTGTGACCTTCCGTGTGGCCGCGGCAGGGTTTCCGGCGCCGACCTACCAGTGGCAGTTCCAGGGCGCCGACCTGTCGGGCGAGACGGCTGCGACGCTGGAGATCCCGGCCGCAGGCAGCGCCAACGTGGGGGACTACCGGGTCATCGTCCGCAACACCCTGGGGTCCGTCACCAGCCAGACCGCGCGGCTCACGGTGGGCCTCGCGATGGAGAATCCGAGCTTCGAGGCCGACGCCTTCCCGTACTGGCCGGGATACAGCGGCGACAACCCGGGGGGCGCCGGAACGGATCCGGGTTTCAACGGGCCGATCACGGGATGGATCCAGGACAACGAGGCGGGCACCGGCATCAACCCCATCGCGAATGGCGCCTCGCCGTTTGCCAACAGCGGCACGATTCCCCACGGGGAGCGCGTGGCGTTCCTCCAGGCGGACAGCACCCTGTCCCAGACCGTTTCGGGGCTGACCGTCGGCGCCGACTATTATGTTCACTACCTGGAGAATGCCCGGGCGGGCGGCACGCCGGCGCTCGAACTTCTCCGGGACGGCGAGGTCGCGGTTCCCGTCCACACCATTCCACCGGGTGAATACCGCAGCGTTTATACCGAGGTCTTTCAGGCGATCGCCACCTCGGCGACCCTGACCTTCGTCAAGTCGAACCCGCTTGGCGGCGACACCACGGCCCTGCTGGACAACGTGGCCGTGGTGCCCGTGCCCGCCGGCACGGCTCCGTTCCTTACCCGCGAGCCGCGGGCGGTTCTCGCGAACCCGGGCGAAACGGTGACCTTCTCGGCCCAGGCGCTGGGCAGTCTGCCTCTGGGTTACCTGTGGCGGAAGGGGGGCGAGGCCGTGGCCGGTGCCACCGGCACGACGCTGACGTTGAGTGATGTCGGGGCGGCGGACGAAGGCCTCTACTCCCTGGTGGTCTCCAACACCGCCGGCGTCGTGACGACCGAGGCCGTGCGATTGACGGTCGGTCTGCCCGGCATCTACGGGACGGGCGTTGGAGAGGATGGCGGGTTGCTCGAAGGCGGGGTTGAAGATCCCCACTATCGCCTGGTGAGCAGCGCCGACGAAGGGGCGCCCGGCCCCGAGGCCTGGGTGCTGAACGACGGCTGGCCCATCCAGGCAGGTGTCTGGATGCTCAACGGCCCGTCCTCGAAGTGGATCGGGCCGCAGGCGGACCAGAGCGTTGGGAATGCCGAGGGCGAATACGTGTACGAGACCCGGTTCCATCTCACCGGCGTTGACGTCACGCGCGTCCGCCTGATGGGTGGCTGGGCGACCGACAACACGGGTCTGGACATCCTCGTCAACGGTCAGAGCACGGGCATCACCGCCTCAGGGTTCGGGTCGCTGACGCCGTTCGAGATCGCCTCCGGCCTGGTCGAGGGCGAGAACGTCCTCCAGTTCCGCATGAGCAACCTGCCGGTTACGCCGAACCCCACCGGGTTGCGGGTGGACCTGATGGCGGTTGTGCATCCGCAGGACACGGCACCGACATTGCAGATCGTGCGGGACGCAGGGGGGCTGACCCTCTCCTGGAGTCCGGCATCCGCCGGGCAGACGCTGCAATCGGCACCGGCCATCACCGGTCCGTGGACGGATGTCGCGGGTGCCACGAGTCCGTACAGCACGACGGCGACGGACGGCGAGCGGTACTACCGGGTGGCTCAATAA
- a CDS encoding PQQ-dependent sugar dehydrogenase: MMCFPGLGRGRPVWKRLWAGARSGSRLAGFALAIATSPHAAAAPHPWEDRIPLDLAEPGLVWIDAFGSMTFENPVAVAAPPGETNRIFVVERTGRIRVVPDLTRPEPADFLDLTPELASEYLETGVLGLAFHPDYARNRRFFVFRTTRGTRPDGGFAMYNVLARYEAFADDPNRADPDSEFRLIVQEDASPEHNAGDLQFGPDGFLHVSLGDMSPPPDQHDGSRQPIDGGFFGAILRIDVDEHPENLPPNPHPSVHGGYRIPADNPFVGLTEYFGRTYRPDRVRTEFFAIGFRNPWRMSFHEPSGELWVGDVGDGAFEEINVVRPGGNYGWPYLEGRTNGLHWFLAPPGFESDPPLVAYGRGSGPYHGNAVIGGLFYHGAAIPRLQGAYLYADSRSGHTWAIRRDPGGPAPEPEWLAMEPGLVSFGRDPRDGEILAVHYPSGRLRKLIDRPPVPSNRIPPTLADTGLFADLANLTPSPGLLPYALNAPFWSDRAAKKRWFALPSSQPTLGTQEDGSFSFPTGTIWVKHFEMEGAVGHPPPGRRLETRLLVRTESGAYGVTYRWDPTGTNAVLVPGSGMDEPIYTAHEGTTRHQSWRYPGWGECMRCHTRPAGYALGFRTEQLNRTVLHDGHERSQIELLRDAGILPHDFPKPDALPALVDPADPSRPLHRRARSYLDSNCSGCHRPGSLPDTTATWNAQHTPSLAAMGLLNGRLIIPGAPADSELVRILGRTSPSLRMPPLGSSVRDPLGYDLVAQWASSIPRAPWLAMDFGSQTFRGESSVEGSTVTLSSRAGPWSTANRSGHALVRPLQGDGFLEARLNRLESTEPGARAGIVLTELSGSVSAAAWLGTLDGPWHFHWNPDAPGEASVVPSPPFLGPVRLRVTREGRNWSATISDGTHSWEQSLDPAALPVAPVPGLTVASGVEGREAHAWFDQIAWVQTDWESPALESIVAPHDPVPIRLRLEQQGVAIRQIDLLLDDQPLESVVGSQVTRDWTPTRPGTYRIAARITTLAGDSFNASARIVHVREPVVIEPDPIVDRIREDRTTLGDPEGRYGLAGYQYWDRGSSLPSPVTVHPRQGAFHVWGEPSTDPSAILVPGASTRSAFTWYAFGPLDIDIAMPDGNPRSVALYFLDWDTDNRRAQEVTFLNPANGEVLGHHRIESFTAGAHLVFDMIGSVRVRIEGRPTETTVLSGVLLDDAPEPAFTVHLTTPESGITLTAPVDLTLTAEVRHDASPPPPVEFLADGRSLGTVSEPPHTLAWNRVPAGTHHLQARASDRLGRWSVSPAVQVAVILPPAEAAFLGYESAARGTWEGRLGSLGYALATGPSHWPDAVAFQPVNQPREYVWHAQSPDPRAAVPINSTFRRAACWVGGEPIEFDFDFLDGLPAILSMYLLDWESDQRRQVLEFLDRATGAPLLAIPAERFFNGVHFVFHVRGSIRIRVSPEFINATVTGFFADRAAATPHSPILHPPLLVEEGLSLSWTGTPGALYRLITRPDWATPWTPLPIVASSVSDAFQTLDPIPDDGVPPSRFLSLEQLSDPSP; encoded by the coding sequence ATGATGTGCTTTCCAGGATTGGGACGTGGCAGACCGGTGTGGAAACGTCTATGGGCGGGTGCCCGCTCAGGCAGTCGTCTCGCGGGGTTCGCGCTGGCCATCGCAACCTCGCCCCATGCGGCCGCCGCCCCGCATCCATGGGAGGACCGCATTCCCCTCGACCTGGCCGAGCCCGGCCTCGTCTGGATCGATGCCTTCGGATCTATGACGTTCGAGAATCCGGTCGCCGTGGCCGCACCCCCCGGCGAGACCAACCGGATCTTTGTGGTCGAGCGGACCGGGCGCATCAGGGTGGTCCCTGATCTCACCCGCCCGGAGCCGGCCGACTTCCTCGACCTCACCCCGGAGCTGGCATCGGAATACCTCGAGACGGGCGTCCTCGGTCTCGCCTTTCATCCTGACTACGCGCGCAATCGCCGGTTCTTCGTTTTCCGCACAACCCGCGGCACCCGACCGGACGGCGGGTTTGCCATGTACAACGTGCTCGCCCGCTACGAGGCGTTCGCGGACGATCCGAACCGGGCCGACCCGGACTCGGAGTTCCGGTTGATCGTCCAGGAAGATGCCTCGCCCGAGCACAACGCGGGCGATCTCCAGTTCGGTCCGGACGGCTTCCTCCATGTCTCTCTGGGGGACATGTCGCCCCCCCCGGACCAGCACGACGGCAGTCGCCAGCCGATCGATGGAGGATTCTTCGGCGCCATCCTGCGCATCGACGTGGACGAGCATCCCGAAAACCTGCCCCCCAACCCGCATCCCAGCGTTCACGGAGGCTACCGCATTCCTGCCGACAATCCGTTCGTCGGGCTCACCGAATACTTCGGCAGAACGTACAGGCCTGACCGTGTCCGCACCGAGTTCTTCGCCATCGGCTTTCGCAATCCCTGGAGAATGTCGTTCCACGAACCCAGCGGCGAGCTGTGGGTCGGCGATGTCGGTGACGGAGCCTTCGAGGAGATCAACGTGGTACGCCCCGGCGGCAACTATGGCTGGCCCTACCTCGAAGGCCGCACCAACGGCCTCCACTGGTTCCTCGCCCCGCCCGGCTTCGAGTCAGATCCCCCCCTGGTGGCCTATGGTCGCGGCAGCGGCCCCTACCACGGCAACGCCGTCATCGGCGGGCTCTTCTATCACGGCGCCGCCATCCCCCGCCTCCAGGGAGCCTATCTGTATGCCGATTCCCGCAGCGGACACACTTGGGCCATCCGACGCGATCCGGGAGGGCCCGCGCCCGAACCCGAGTGGCTGGCCATGGAACCCGGTCTCGTCTCGTTCGGACGGGATCCCCGCGACGGCGAGATCCTCGCGGTCCATTACCCGAGCGGTCGCCTCCGCAAACTCATCGACCGGCCGCCCGTCCCGTCGAACCGCATCCCACCCACGCTCGCCGACACCGGCCTCTTCGCCGACCTCGCGAACCTCACCCCGTCCCCCGGACTCCTGCCGTATGCCCTCAACGCCCCGTTCTGGTCCGATCGGGCGGCCAAGAAGCGCTGGTTCGCCCTCCCGTCGTCCCAACCCACCCTCGGGACCCAGGAAGACGGATCGTTTTCATTCCCCACAGGCACCATCTGGGTGAAGCACTTCGAAATGGAGGGCGCCGTCGGCCATCCCCCCCCCGGACGCCGGCTGGAAACCCGGCTCCTCGTCCGGACCGAATCCGGTGCCTATGGCGTCACCTATCGCTGGGACCCCACCGGGACCAACGCCGTTCTCGTTCCGGGAAGTGGCATGGACGAACCCATCTACACCGCCCACGAGGGCACCACCCGCCATCAATCGTGGCGCTACCCGGGTTGGGGAGAATGCATGCGCTGCCACACCCGCCCGGCCGGCTACGCCCTGGGCTTCCGGACCGAACAGTTGAACCGGACCGTCCTTCACGACGGCCACGAACGGTCTCAGATCGAGTTGCTTCGCGATGCCGGAATCCTGCCCCACGACTTTCCCAAGCCGGACGCCCTCCCCGCCCTGGTCGATCCCGCCGATCCCAGCCGCCCCCTCCATCGCCGCGCCCGATCCTATCTCGACAGCAATTGTTCCGGATGCCATCGCCCCGGATCCCTCCCGGACACCACCGCCACCTGGAACGCCCAGCACACTCCGTCCCTCGCCGCCATGGGACTGCTCAACGGCCGGCTCATCATCCCCGGAGCGCCCGCCGATTCCGAATTGGTGCGCATCCTCGGGCGAACCTCCCCCTCCCTCCGCATGCCCCCCCTCGGAAGCAGCGTCCGTGATCCGCTCGGTTACGACCTCGTCGCCCAATGGGCCTCGTCCATTCCCCGCGCCCCGTGGCTCGCCATGGATTTCGGTTCCCAGACGTTCCGGGGCGAATCCTCCGTCGAGGGATCGACCGTCACGTTGTCCAGTCGCGCCGGTCCATGGTCCACCGCCAACCGCTCCGGCCATGCCTTGGTCCGTCCCCTCCAGGGCGACGGGTTTCTCGAGGCCCGGCTGAACCGCCTGGAATCCACCGAACCCGGAGCGCGCGCAGGAATCGTGCTCACGGAGCTGTCCGGCTCCGTTTCCGCCGCCGCCTGGCTCGGCACCCTTGATGGCCCCTGGCACTTCCACTGGAATCCCGACGCCCCCGGCGAAGCATCCGTCGTCCCCTCGCCGCCCTTCCTTGGCCCCGTCCGCCTTCGCGTCACCCGCGAAGGTCGCAACTGGTCCGCCACCATTTCGGACGGGACCCATTCCTGGGAACAGTCCCTCGATCCCGCCGCCCTTCCTGTCGCCCCCGTCCCCGGCCTCACCGTCGCGTCCGGCGTGGAGGGACGCGAGGCGCACGCCTGGTTTGACCAGATCGCCTGGGTCCAGACCGACTGGGAGTCCCCTGCCCTGGAGTCCATCGTCGCCCCCCACGACCCCGTCCCGATCCGCCTCCGGCTGGAACAACAGGGCGTCGCCATCCGCCAGATCGACCTCCTGCTGGACGACCAACCCCTCGAATCCGTCGTGGGATCCCAGGTGACCCGCGACTGGACTCCAACCCGGCCTGGCACCTACCGGATCGCCGCCAGAATCACCACCCTCGCCGGCGATTCCTTCAACGCGTCCGCCCGGATCGTCCACGTCCGCGAACCCGTCGTCATCGAACCCGATCCGATCGTCGATCGGATCCGCGAGGACCGCACCACCCTGGGCGATCCCGAGGGCCGCTACGGACTCGCGGGATACCAGTACTGGGATCGCGGCTCATCCCTCCCGTCGCCCGTCACCGTCCACCCGCGACAAGGCGCGTTCCACGTCTGGGGCGAGCCCTCCACCGATCCCTCCGCCATCCTCGTTCCCGGTGCCTCCACACGCTCCGCCTTCACCTGGTACGCGTTTGGGCCGCTCGATATCGACATCGCGATGCCGGACGGAAATCCGCGCAGCGTGGCACTCTATTTCCTCGACTGGGACACCGACAATCGGCGCGCCCAGGAGGTCACCTTCCTCAATCCGGCCAACGGCGAAGTCCTCGGACACCATCGCATCGAGTCGTTCACAGCCGGAGCCCATCTCGTCTTCGATATGATCGGCTCCGTGCGGGTCCGGATCGAGGGTCGGCCGACGGAAACCACCGTTCTCAGCGGTGTCCTCCTCGACGACGCCCCGGAACCCGCCTTCACGGTCCACCTCACCACCCCGGAATCCGGCATCACCCTGACGGCCCCCGTCGATCTCACCCTCACCGCCGAGGTGCGTCATGACGCCAGTCCGCCCCCTCCCGTCGAGTTCCTGGCCGATGGTCGCTCGCTCGGCACTGTTTCCGAACCGCCCCATACGCTTGCCTGGAACCGTGTCCCGGCCGGGACGCACCACCTCCAGGCCCGGGCTTCGGACCGGCTCGGACGATGGTCCGTCTCCCCCGCCGTCCAGGTTGCGGTGATTCTCCCGCCCGCGGAGGCCGCCTTCCTCGGGTACGAATCCGCCGCGCGCGGCACCTGGGAAGGGCGCCTCGGTTCCCTCGGATACGCACTTGCGACAGGCCCCTCTCACTGGCCGGACGCCGTGGCGTTCCAGCCCGTGAACCAGCCCAGGGAGTACGTCTGGCACGCGCAATCCCCGGATCCACGCGCTGCCGTTCCCATCAACAGCACCTTCCGGCGGGCCGCCTGCTGGGTCGGGGGAGAACCGATCGAATTCGACTTCGACTTCCTCGATGGCCTGCCCGCCATCCTCTCCATGTACCTCCTCGACTGGGAATCCGACCAGCGCCGGCAGGTCCTCGAATTCCTCGATCGCGCCACGGGGGCGCCCCTTCTCGCGATCCCCGCCGAGCGCTTCTTCAACGGCGTCCATTTCGTCTTCCACGTCCGTGGCTCGATCCGCATCCGGGTCTCCCCGGAGTTCATCAATGCCACGGTCACCGGATTCTTCGCCGACCGCGCCGCCGCCACACCCCATTCCCCAATCCTCCATCCCCCACTCCTGGTCGAAGAAGGACTGAGCCTTTCCTGGACCGGAACCCCGGGCGCCCTGTATCGCCTCATCACCCGCCCCGACTGGGCCACCCCCTGGACCCCCCTGCCCATCGTGGCCTCCTCCGTCTCAGACGCCTTCCAGACACTCGATCCAATCCCCGACGACGGCGTCCCTCCCTCACGCTTCCTCAGCCTGGAACAACTCTCCGATCCTTCGCCTTGA
- a CDS encoding rod shape-determining protein produces MFAQLKGLFSNDIGIDLGTANSLVYVRDRGIVLREPSVVAIQAGTTNVLAVGEEAKRMLGRTPGNIVAIRPMKDGVIADFEVTESMLRHFIQKVHHRKLIAPRVVVAVPSGITEVEKRAVKDSATHAGAREVYLIEQPMASAIGVGLPVHEPAGNMIVDIGGGTCEIAIISLAGIVFSRSLRVGGDEFDETIIAHMKRAYNLMIGERTAEEIKMRIGSAFPLEQELTMEVKGRDLGSGLPKTLTIRSEEIRDALKEPLSSILENIRLTLERCPPELAADLVDRGIVMAGGGALVRCIDRLVAQETGLPVHIAGDPLSAVAEGTGRVLQELSFLKRVASSSTA; encoded by the coding sequence ATGTTTGCGCAGCTTAAAGGCCTCTTTTCCAACGACATTGGAATCGATCTGGGGACCGCGAACTCGCTCGTGTACGTGCGGGATCGGGGGATCGTGCTTCGGGAGCCTTCGGTGGTGGCGATCCAGGCGGGGACGACCAACGTGCTGGCGGTGGGGGAGGAGGCAAAGCGGATGCTGGGTCGGACGCCGGGGAACATCGTGGCGATCCGGCCGATGAAGGACGGGGTGATCGCGGACTTCGAGGTGACCGAGTCGATGCTCCGGCATTTCATCCAGAAGGTGCATCATCGGAAGCTGATTGCGCCGCGGGTGGTTGTGGCGGTGCCGTCGGGGATCACGGAGGTGGAGAAGCGGGCGGTGAAGGATTCGGCGACGCATGCGGGGGCGCGGGAGGTGTATCTGATCGAGCAGCCGATGGCTTCGGCGATCGGGGTGGGGTTGCCGGTGCATGAGCCGGCGGGGAACATGATCGTGGACATCGGGGGCGGCACCTGCGAGATCGCGATCATCTCGCTGGCAGGGATCGTGTTCAGCCGTTCGCTGCGGGTGGGCGGCGACGAGTTCGACGAGACGATCATCGCGCACATGAAGCGGGCCTACAATTTGATGATTGGCGAACGGACGGCGGAGGAGATCAAGATGAGGATCGGCTCCGCCTTTCCGCTGGAGCAGGAACTGACCATGGAGGTCAAGGGGCGCGACTTGGGGAGTGGACTGCCCAAGACTTTGACCATCCGGTCGGAGGAGATTCGCGACGCCCTCAAGGAACCGCTCTCGAGCATCCTGGAGAACATTCGGCTTACCCTCGAACGGTGTCCGCCCGAGCTGGCGGCGGACCTGGTGGATCGCGGCATTGTGATGGCGGGCGGCGGGGCGCTGGTGCGCTGCATCGACCGTCTGGTGGCGCAGGAGACCGGATTGCCGGTCCACATTGCCGGCGACCCGCTGAGTGCCGTGGCCGAGGGGACGGGACGGGTGCTGCAAGAACTTTCCTTCCTCAAGAGAGTCGCCTCCTCCAGCACCGCCTGA